From Polaribacter haliotis:
TGTACACGCCTTTGCAATCCATTCTGGTGCTCCAATAAAACCAATTCTCCAACCAGTCATCGCAAAACCTTTTGCCAAACCGTTTACAGTAATTGTTCTGTCATACATACTTTCGATTGCAGCAAAACTAAATGGTTTTGAATCGTAATTTACGTGTTCGTAAATCTCGTCCGACAAAACATAAATCTGTGGATGTTTTTCTAAAACAGCTGCTAAAGCTCTGTATTCTTCTTCAGAATAAATAGTTCCACTTGGGTTATTTGGCGAATTGAAAAACACCATTTTTGTTTTTGGTGTAATTGCTGCCTCTAATTGTTCTGGTGTAATTTTAAAATCGTTCTCTATTGATGAAGGAATTTCTACATACTTTGCTTCACACAAAATAGCAATAGCAGAGTAACTTACCCAATAAGGTGCTGGTAATAAAACTTCGTCTCCTGGGTTTAATAAAACCTGTGCAATGTTTGCAATAGATTGTTTTGCTCCTGTAGAAACCACAACCTGACTTGGTTTATAGTCTAAATTATTATCGCGTTTAAATTTTACGCAAATCGCCTCTTTTAATTCTGCATAACCATCTACTGGAGAATACGAATTGTAATTTTGATTGATTGCTTCAATTGCAGCATCTTTAATAAAATCTGGCGTATTAAAATCTGGTTCTCCCAAACTTAAACCAATAATATCTTTTCCTTCTGCTCTTAATTCTCTCGCTTTTGCAGCCATTGCTAAAGTTTGAGAAACTGGTAAACTGTTAATTCTGTCCGATAATGGATGTTTCATTGTGTAATCGTGTAATTGTTTACTATTTAATTGTAAAAGTTATGCCAATTCTGGCTTTTGACCTAAAACGCCTAAGTGTCTAAAGTGCTCCACAACTGCTTTACGCATTGTTTTATATTCGTTATAAGGCAAATTAAATTCTTGTGCTGTTTCTTTTACAATTTTAGCTAAATTATTATAATGTACATGAGAAATGTGTGGAAAAATATGATGTTCAACTTGATGATTTAAACCTCCTGTATAGAAGTTTACCAACCAATTCGTAGGCGCAAAGTTAGAGGTGGTGTATAATTGGTGGACTGCCCAAGTGTGTTCTAAATTTCCGTCTTTGTCTGGAAGTGGCATTTCTGTGTTTGGTACAATGTGTGCCAATTGAAAAACCAAACTTAAAATCATACCTGCTGTATAATGCATTACAAAGAAACCTACTAAAACTTTCCACCAAGCAACGTCTAAAACTAATAAAGGTAAAACAATCCAAAGTGCGTAATACACAATTTTAGAAATTACCAATTTTGTCCATTCTACTTTTGGGTTTGGAAATTTACCATAAGATAATTTTCTTTTTAAATAACTGTGCATTTGCTTAATATCTGTAGTAATTGCCCAGTTTATGGTTAATAAACCATATAAAAATATCGAATAATATTTTTGAATTTTATGAATTGGTAACCAAGAAGAATGTTGGGAAAAACGGATAATTCTACCTGCATCTATATCTTCATCATGGCCTTCTACATTTGTAAATGTGTGGTGTAAAACATTGTGTTGTACTTTCCAATTATAAACGTTTCCTGCAAGGATGTAAATACTACTTCCCATTAATTTATTTACCCATTTTCTTTTAGAAAAAGACTCGTGGTTTGCATCGTGCATTACATTCATACCAACACCAGCCATTCCAATTCCTGTAACGACCATCAACAAAATCATAACCCATTGTGGCATAGAAACCGTTAATATTAAAATAAAAGGAATTAAGAAAAGAGAAAACATAATAATTGCTTTGGTGTACAATTTCCAGTTTCCTGTTCTTTTTAGGTTATTATCTTTAAAATAATTATTTACTCTTTTATTTAGAGTTCTAAAGAATTTGGCTTTATCTACTCTGGAAAAATTTATTGTTTTCATTTATTGTTTTAATAATAAGTTGCAAAAATAATCTTTTTGAATTTGCTTTGTATGATAAACGTCAGCTTTTGTTGCTAATTGTTTGTTAAGTATAACTATTTTTGCATTTCAAACCTTATATAGATGGATATTATTCACAAATATTTTAAAAATTTATCAGAAACGCAAATTCAACAGTTTAGTAAGTTACAAGAGTTGTACCAAGATTGGAATTTGAAAATAAATGTTGTTTCGAGAAAAGATATCGACGAGTTATACTTGCGTCATGTTTTACATTCTTTAGGAATCGCTAAAATTGTAAATTTTAAACCGGGTTCTAAAGTTATGGATGTTGGTACTGGAGGAGGTTTTCCTGGAATTCCATTGGCAATTTTATTTCCTGAAACTCAGTTTCATTTGGTAGATTCTATCGGAAAAAAGATAAAAGTGGTGGATGAAGTTGTGGCTGGTTTGGGTTTAGAAAATGTTAAAACCACCAATGGAAGAGTAGAGGAAGTAAAAGATACCTACGATTTTATTGTAAGTAGAGCAGTAGCACAAATGGAAACTTTTGTAGGTTGGACAAGAGGAAAAATCAATAAAAAACAGAATCACGATATTAAAAACGGAATTCTATATTTAAAAGGTGGCGATTTAACGGAAGAATTAAAAATCTATACTTCTGCCACGATTTACGATTTACCTGATTATTTTGATGAAGAGTTTTTTGAGACTAAAAAAGTAGTGCATTTGGGAATGAAGTTTAAGGGGTAGTTACTCAAAAACCTTAAATTTAGACTCATATACTATAATTTGTTGTTCATACGATGTTGATATTTAGTTGTTTCCTTTCTTTTTTATAGTTTTACTTTTCAACTAATAAAAAAGAAGAAAATGAATTTAAAAAGAACATTTGGAGCAGTATTAACCACATTAGGAATTATAGGATTAATTTACACAGGGTACATGGTTTTACAGGGTGGTGGAGAAATTACATCTATGATTGTATTTGGTATTTTAGGTTTTATCTTTTTTGCTTATGGAATTAGCTTGGTGAGAACTACTAAAGATGAGGCTTAAGATTTAGCTTTTTGAAAAAATATTTATAAATAAAAAACAGAAATCCTATTTAGATTTCTGTTTTTTATTTTTGCTAACTGTTGGAATAAGAATAGTAGCCGATTTCGGAACTCATTTTTTTCAATTTACAAATATTTTTTTCCTTACTACAATGTTCATATTTGATATTTTGAGGCTATTATTTTTGTTTTTTCTTGTGTATTTTAAATCCATGAAGTACTGTCCAAGGATTACCTTTTGCATTAAAGCCGCTAGGCAAAAACATGTAAGATGGAACTCCATCAACTTTAATAATTTTTGGTCGCTCAAATTTGTTTGCACCATAAACTGTCTTTCCTTTAGAAAAATCTTGATTTGGAAACAATTTTGGACGAGTTTCCCATGCAATGGATTTTGGAACCATTAAAACCTCTCCTGTTCTTTCAAAATGTCCTA
This genomic window contains:
- a CDS encoding pyridoxal phosphate-dependent aminotransferase, with translation MKHPLSDRINSLPVSQTLAMAAKARELRAEGKDIIGLSLGEPDFNTPDFIKDAAIEAINQNYNSYSPVDGYAELKEAICVKFKRDNNLDYKPSQVVVSTGAKQSIANIAQVLLNPGDEVLLPAPYWVSYSAIAILCEAKYVEIPSSIENDFKITPEQLEAAITPKTKMVFFNSPNNPSGTIYSEEEYRALAAVLEKHPQIYVLSDEIYEHVNYDSKPFSFAAIESMYDRTITVNGLAKGFAMTGWRIGFIGAPEWIAKACTKMQGQITSGTNCIAQRAAITAVLAPVEKIQYMVDEFKTRRDIVIGLLREIDGFKVNVPEGAFYVFPDISAFFGKTINGTKINNASDFSLFILENANVATVTGDAFGTPNCIRISYAASELQIREAIKRIKKALS
- a CDS encoding fatty acid desaturase family protein, whose protein sequence is MKTINFSRVDKAKFFRTLNKRVNNYFKDNNLKRTGNWKLYTKAIIMFSLFLIPFILILTVSMPQWVMILLMVVTGIGMAGVGMNVMHDANHESFSKRKWVNKLMGSSIYILAGNVYNWKVQHNVLHHTFTNVEGHDEDIDAGRIIRFSQHSSWLPIHKIQKYYSIFLYGLLTINWAITTDIKQMHSYLKRKLSYGKFPNPKVEWTKLVISKIVYYALWIVLPLLVLDVAWWKVLVGFFVMHYTAGMILSLVFQLAHIVPNTEMPLPDKDGNLEHTWAVHQLYTTSNFAPTNWLVNFYTGGLNHQVEHHIFPHISHVHYNNLAKIVKETAQEFNLPYNEYKTMRKAVVEHFRHLGVLGQKPELA
- the rsmG gene encoding 16S rRNA (guanine(527)-N(7))-methyltransferase RsmG — translated: MDIIHKYFKNLSETQIQQFSKLQELYQDWNLKINVVSRKDIDELYLRHVLHSLGIAKIVNFKPGSKVMDVGTGGGFPGIPLAILFPETQFHLVDSIGKKIKVVDEVVAGLGLENVKTTNGRVEEVKDTYDFIVSRAVAQMETFVGWTRGKINKKQNHDIKNGILYLKGGDLTEELKIYTSATIYDLPDYFDEEFFETKKVVHLGMKFKG